The segment ATACTGGAGGTACTGCACGGAGACGGCACACAGCACCGCGTCGAAGCTCGCGTCGTCGAACGGCAACCGCTGGTCGACGTTCAGGTTCTGGACGACGTACTCGTCGAGTCGGGGGTTCGCCGCGAGCTCGGCCTCGTTCAGCCCGTGACCGACGACGCGGGCGAACTCGCGGTCGTCGGGGAGGTGCGACACCCAGCTCGACATCGCGTCGAGCACGCGGTCGCCGTCGGCGAGGTGGTCGCAGTACAGCTCGGTGAGGCGCTCGCGGAACCCCTCGTCGACGTGCTGGACGAAGCGCGGCTGGTCGTAGAACGCGTCGTCGGGGCTCGAATCGAGCTTCTGTCGGTCCGTCTCGGAGAGGACCGGGTCGTCGGGCATCGACGATGCTAGGTGCCGGAGCGAGAAAGAGGCCGCGTCGAAGACGGGAGAGAGGGAGAACCGCCTACAGCGCCTGCTTGTACGCCTCGAGCGTCTCCTCGACGTCCTCCTCGGTGTGTCCGTAGGAGACGAACTGTGACTCGAACTGGTTCTGGCTGAGGAAGACCCCCTGCTCCTTCATCTGCGGCCAGAAGACGCGCCGCCAGCGGTCGGTCTCGCCCGCGGCCACGTCGCCGCCGTTCTTCGGGCAGTAGTCGTAGCGCGGACAGGACGTGCGCTGGCGACAGCCCGCCTCGCACTGGCCGTCGAGGTCGTCCGGTCCGTCGCGGGTGAAGATGACCTTGAACATGGAGTCGAGCCCGGCGACGGTGTACTCGGGGGCCTGGTCCGCGCAGATCTCGGTGAGGCCGCGGCGCAGTTGCTCGCCCAGCGAGTTGACGTGGTCGTACACGTCGTTCTCGGCGGCGAACGTGAGGGTCTCCAGCCCGGCGGCCATCGTGACCGGGTGGCCGGAGAACGTGCCGGCCTGGAACACGTCGCCGGAGGGCGTGAAGTTGCGCATGATCTTCGCCTTGCCGCCGATGGCCCCGACGGGGAAGCCGCCGCCGATGATCTTCCCGAACGTGGTGAGGTCGGGGTCGATGCCGAACTCGCCCTGTGCGCACTGGAGGCCGCCGACGCGGAAGCCGGTGATGACCTCGTCGAACACGAGCAGCGAGCCGTGGTCGTCACAGAGGTCCGACAGGGTCTCGTGGTACTCGTCGGCGGGCGTGACGATGCCGTAGTTCGCGAGCACCGGTTCGACGAGCACGCAGGCGATGTCGTCGCCGTGCTCCTCGAAGACGTTCTGGGCGGCCTCGTGGTCGTTGAACGGCACCGCGATGGTGTGCTCGGCGAAGTCGTCGGGGATGCCCGGGCTGGACGGGTGGACGTGCGTGCCTTCGCCCTCGACGAGCGTGGTGTCGTTCGCGCCGTGGTAGCTGCCCTGCATGACGACCACCTTGTCGCGGCCGGTGTAGGCGCGGGCGAGCCGGACCGCGGAGACGGTCGCCTCGGTGCCGGAGTTGACGAACCGTATCATCTCGACGCTCGGGACGTGCCGCGTGACGAACTCGGCGTGCTCGACCTCGATGGGCGTCGGCGCGCCGAACATCGGGCCGTTGCTCGCGTGCTTCTGGACCGCCGACGCGACCGGCTGCGGGAGGTCGTGGCCGAGCAGGAGCGGGCCGAGCCCCATCACCCAGTCGATGTACCGGTTGCCGTCGGCGTCGACGACGTGGCCGCCGTCGCCGCGCTCGACGAAGAAGGGGTACGGCTCGATGGCCGCCCGCACCGACGAGTTCACCCCGCCGGGCATAACGGAGAGCGCCCGGTCGTACAGGTTCCGCGAGTTCTCCTCGTGCATGGTCGGGCGTTCGGAGGGGGGCGTAAAAGGATTGTCTCACCGCGCGTCGGTCCCGGTCGTCGGTACCCGTACGCGGTGGACGAACGAGTGAAACCATGTTGAGCGTTGGCACCACGCAACTGCTATTGTTGGGCCTCTCCTCGGCCGAACTGTGAACCGTCACGAGAACCTGGTCGGGTTCGTCGCGCTCGCCGCCCTCTGGGGTGCGTCCTACCCGGCGATCCGCGCCGCGAAGGCCGGCGTCGACCCGCTGCTCATGGCCGCGCTCCGGTTCGACGCCATCGGCGTCGTCGTGCTCGGGTACGCGCTCGCCAGAGGCCAGTCCATCGTGCCCGGCAGGGCCGACCTCCGGGCCGTGCTCGTCGGCGGCGTCGGCATCGTCGCCGTCCACAACGGCCTGCTGTTCGTCGGGCAGGCGCGGGTCTCGGGCGCGATCGGGTCGGTCGTGCTCGCGACCGTCCCCATCTGGAGCGTCGGGTTCGCCGCCGCGTTCCTCGACACCGCCCGCCCCACACCGTCCCGTGTCGCCGGCGTCTGTCTCGGCCTCGTCGGCACCGCCATCCTCGCCGTCCCCGGCCCGATGGCGGTCGACGCCCCCGACCCGGTCGGCGTTGGCCTGCTGTTCGCGAGTGCGGCGGTGTTCGCGCTCGCCGGCGTGGGACTCCGTCGGGAGACACCCGAACTCGACGTGGCCGCCCGCCAGGGCTGGATGATGCTCGTCGGCGGGCCGCTGCTCCACGCGGCGAGCCTGCTCGCCGGAGAGCCACAGACCGTCGCCCTCTCGCCCCGGGTCGCCATCGCCTTCGGCTACCTCGTCTTCGCCGCCGGTGCCGTCGGCTACCTGCTGTACTTCGGCCTGCTCGACCGGCTCGGCCCGGTCGAGATCAACCTCGTCAGCTACGTCGCCCCCGTGTTCGCGACGCTCGTCGGCTGGTACTGGCTGGGCGAGGTCGTCTCCACGGGGACCGTCGTCGGCTTCCTCGTCATCTGCGTCGGCTTCGTGCTCGTGAAGCGGGAGGCGCTGCGGGCGGCCGTCGCCGGGTAAGTGGTTTCGCGAGAGTACTGTCCGAATCGGGCAGCGGTTTCGCCACCCGGCCGAGGTTTACGAATATTGTAAACTTCCGCTCTCGGTGTGCGGCCGGCTCGCGTGACGAACGAAGCGAGGGTGTGGTGAGCATAGCGGTCGGAACGCAGCGAGAGGACTGCAGGGAGTCTCGCCGGCCCCGGGAGCCGAGACGGCAGGGATTTCGAGGTGTTGACACCCATCGTTCAGACGGACGAGGCACGGTCTGAACATCTGCTGCCTTCCGGAAGAGACCCGGAAACGGGGACCGGTTCAGACCGCGTCGACGCCGGTCTTCCCCGTCCGAACCTGGTAGGCCTCCGCCACCGGCAGGACGAATATCTTCCCGTCGCCCTTCTCGCCGGTGTGGGCGGCGTCGGCGATGGCCTCCACCACGTCCTCGGCGGGGATGTCCGCCACCACGCACTCGACCTTCACCTTCTGGTGGAGGTCCACGACGTACTCCTCGCCGCGCCACTGGCTCTTCTTGGCGGGCTGTGAGCCACGACCGGAGACGTCCGTCACGGTCAGGGAGGGCGCACCGACCGTCGCCAGCGCGCGCTTGACGTCGGTCAGCCGGTCGGGCCGGATGATCGCGACGACCATCTCGATGTCGCTGTCAGTCATCGCTCTCACCCCCGTCGACGGGGGCCGTCGTCGCATCGTCGACGCCGCCGTCGGTCTGGACGGTGCCGCCGTCGGCGCTCACGGTCGGCCGCGAGGACTCGGGGCCGCTGTCGCCGACGAACTCGGGGTACGTCGAGATGCCGTGCTCGCCCGCGTCGAGGCCGGCCTCCTCCTCCTCGGGGGAGACGCGGAGGCCGATGGTCGCGTCGACCACCAGGCCGGTGACGCCCGTCGCGATGACGGTCCAGATGCCGATGACCGCGACGCCGACGACCTGCATGACGAGCTGGTCGACGCCGAGGAACGCCCAGCTGTCGCCCAGGATGGCGGTGCCGGAGCCGGACGCCGCGAACACCGGGATGAGGATGGTGCCGACCGCGCCGGCCGCGCCGTGCACCGCGAAGACGCCGCAGACGTCGTCGAT is part of the Haloarchaeobius litoreus genome and harbors:
- a CDS encoding class I SAM-dependent methyltransferase, whose amino-acid sequence is MPDDPVLSETDRQKLDSSPDDAFYDQPRFVQHVDEGFRERLTELYCDHLADGDRVLDAMSSWVSHLPDDREFARVVGHGLNEAELAANPRLDEYVVQNLNVDQRLPFDDASFDAVLCAVSVQYLQYPTAVFREFHRVLAPDGVLVVSFSNRTFHTKAVRAWRERSMDDRAALVRRYCETAGFERVETVRDPRNSVLPGLGGDPFYAVVAHRD
- the hemL gene encoding glutamate-1-semialdehyde 2,1-aminomutase; translation: MHEENSRNLYDRALSVMPGGVNSSVRAAIEPYPFFVERGDGGHVVDADGNRYIDWVMGLGPLLLGHDLPQPVASAVQKHASNGPMFGAPTPIEVEHAEFVTRHVPSVEMIRFVNSGTEATVSAVRLARAYTGRDKVVVMQGSYHGANDTTLVEGEGTHVHPSSPGIPDDFAEHTIAVPFNDHEAAQNVFEEHGDDIACVLVEPVLANYGIVTPADEYHETLSDLCDDHGSLLVFDEVITGFRVGGLQCAQGEFGIDPDLTTFGKIIGGGFPVGAIGGKAKIMRNFTPSGDVFQAGTFSGHPVTMAAGLETLTFAAENDVYDHVNSLGEQLRRGLTEICADQAPEYTVAGLDSMFKVIFTRDGPDDLDGQCEAGCRQRTSCPRYDYCPKNGGDVAAGETDRWRRVFWPQMKEQGVFLSQNQFESQFVSYGHTEEDVEETLEAYKQAL
- a CDS encoding DMT family transporter, giving the protein MNRHENLVGFVALAALWGASYPAIRAAKAGVDPLLMAALRFDAIGVVVLGYALARGQSIVPGRADLRAVLVGGVGIVAVHNGLLFVGQARVSGAIGSVVLATVPIWSVGFAAAFLDTARPTPSRVAGVCLGLVGTAILAVPGPMAVDAPDPVGVGLLFASAAVFALAGVGLRRETPELDVAARQGWMMLVGGPLLHAASLLAGEPQTVALSPRVAIAFGYLVFAAGAVGYLLYFGLLDRLGPVEINLVSYVAPVFATLVGWYWLGEVVSTGTVVGFLVICVGFVLVKREALRAAVAG
- a CDS encoding P-II family nitrogen regulator, giving the protein MTDSDIEMVVAIIRPDRLTDVKRALATVGAPSLTVTDVSGRGSQPAKKSQWRGEEYVVDLHQKVKVECVVADIPAEDVVEAIADAAHTGEKGDGKIFVLPVAEAYQVRTGKTGVDAV